From Choristoneura fumiferana chromosome 7, NRCan_CFum_1, whole genome shotgun sequence, the proteins below share one genomic window:
- the PPP4R2r gene encoding protein phosphatase 4 regulatory subunit 2-related protein, with amino-acid sequence MENAEEVLHFLEDFSKRKPKTIPQELNEYLAYVARTGDPVYQWPVVKCLFKEKLLNVITDFYETTPGIDIPPYPNVDPFNYDIMKNSLMERLDAFTSAPFTVQRICELLTFPRKQYNRIDKFMRAIEKNILVVSTREPGAQRLPEPENGDISEPIVNGSDNNSEYNVDVEMEDMSWKENAERQKSEPQPSSSDTHISVDDIEARLQAKQNTPMDTQDKTPTKYESVTPPELNVGADDPVPESKPGDPLSPKASPATEDLEKSSPTNTDTAPVEDKPVEMKTEIAESPALVIPQITVDDADMTEQKLIEQAANIPEKKDNIDSTEKDSPPEVKTVEETATEQQVSTDESSSDSNMKEEEPKHISEVSTSSEESSSSSDNTDGNSNSPKPDESNTEAVHVHEESNHADDKLQEPVKEIAEVKEVVAPGKEEEKTTPQPVIESDNYSISDVNSELPQPEPEAPGKIEIPPSEPAEISITEVEQKNDEKTESTETSTGTGDS; translated from the coding sequence ATGGAAAATGCTGAGGAAGTGTTACATTTCTTAGAAGATTTCTCGAAGCGCAAACCAAAAACTATCCCTCAAGAGCTCAACGAATACTTGGCATATGTAGCGCGAACCGGTGATCCTGTCTACCAGTGGCCAGTAGTGAAGtgtttatttaaagaaaagCTTTTAAACGTTATTACTGATTTTTACGAGACTACTCCAGGCATAGATATTCCACCGTATCCAAACGTGGACCCCTTTAACTACGATATCATGAAGAATAGTTTGATGGAGCGTCTGGACGCGTTCACGTCCGCCCCGTTTACCGTCCAAAGGATTTGCGAGCTTCTCACATTTCCTCGTAAACAATACAATCGAATAGACAAATTCATGAGGGCAATTGAGAAGAACATTCTTGTCGTCAGCACCAGAGAGCCGGGTGCTCAGCGTCTGCCGGAACCTGAGAATGGCGATATTTCTGAGCCCATTGTGAATGGCTCTGACAACAACTCTGAATATAACGTTGACGTTGAGATGGAAGATATGTCATGGAAGGAGAATGCAGAACGGCAAAAATCTGAACCACAGCCAAGCTCATCTGATACACACATCTCTGTAGATGATATAGAGGCGCGCCTACAAGCCAAGCAAAACACTCCAATGGATACTCAAGACAAAACACCTACTAAGTATGAATCTGTCACTCCACCTGAGTTAAATGTGGGTGCAGATGATCCTGTCCCAGAAAGTAAGCCTGGAGATcctttatctccaaaagcaagcCCAGCTACTGAAGATTTGGAAAAATCAAGCCCCACTAATACAGACACAGCCCCAGTTGAAGATAAACCGGTTGAAATGAAGACTGAAATTGCTGAAAGCCCAGCTTTAGTTATTCCTCAGATCACAGTAGATGATGCTGATATGACAGAGCAGAAGCTAATAGAGCAGGCAGCAAACATACCTGAGAAAAAAGATAATATTGACTCAACTGAGAAAGATAGTCCTCCCGAAGTTAAGACAGTTGAAGAAACAGCAACTGAACAGCAAGTATCTACTGATGAGAGCAGCTCAGACTCCAACATGAAGGAAGAAGAACCGAAACACATTTCAGAAGTGTCCACATCAAGTGAAGAAAGCTCATCATCCAGTGACAACACAGATGGAAACAGTAACTCCCCTAAGCCAGATGAGAGCAACACTGAAGCAGTGCATGTCCATGAGGAATCAAACCATGCAGATGATAAACTCCAGGAACCTGTCAAGGAGATTGCTGAAGTCAAAGAAGTAGTAGCCCCTGGTAAAGAGGAGGAAAAAACGACTCCGCAACCTGTTATTGAGTCTGATAACTATTCAATATCTGATGTAAATTCCGAACTACCTCAGCCTGAGCCTGAAGCCCCAGGTAAAATAGAAATACCACCTTCTGAACCTGCAGAGATTAGCATAACTGAAGTGGAACAGAAAAATGATGAAAAGACTGAAAGTACAGAAACTTCCACAGGTACTGGAGActcgtaa
- the Grx5 gene encoding glutaredoxin 5, whose translation MSILFRRSFLPTCNNALKISLRSFADAAINEKIEKIVKDNKVVVFMKGVPDAPRCGFSNAVVQIMRMHAVPYESHDVLANEDIRQGIKDYSNWPTIPQVFINGEFVGGCDIMLQMHQSGELVEELKKVGIKSALLTAEETKKEEVK comes from the exons atgagTATCCTATTTCGAAGGAGTTTTCTGCCCACATGTAACAATGCATTGAAGATCTCACTCCGCTCTTTTGCGGATGCTGCAATCAacgaaaaaattgaaaaaatcgtGAAGGATAATAAAGTCGTAGTTTTTATGAAAGGGGTACCTGATGCGCCGAGATGTGGTTTCAGTAATGCTGTTGTGCAGATAATGAGAATGCATGCGGTGCCATACGAAAGCCACGATGTTCTCGCGAATGAAGATATCCGACAAG GAATCAAAGATTACTCAAATTGGCCAACAATTCCTCAAGTATTCATCAATGGAGAGTTTGTTGGAGGTTGTGATATCATGCTGCAGATGCATCAGTCAGGCGAACTTGTAGAGGAATTAAAAAAAGTCGGCATAAAGAGTGCCCTTCTGACTGCAGAGGAGACTAAGAAGGAAGAAGTCAAGTGA
- the Actn gene encoding alpha actinin isoform X3 yields MMMENGMMNNYDGYPDGYMEQEEEWEREGLLDPAWEKQQKKTFTAWCNSHLRKAGTGIENIEDDFRNGLKLMLLLEVISGETLPKPDRGKMRFHKIANVNKALDFIASKGVKLVSIGAEEIVDGNLKMTLGMIWTIILRFAIQDISVEEMTAKEGLLLWCQRKTAPYKNVNVQNFHLSFKDGLAFCALIHRHRPDLIDYSKLSKDNPLENLNTAFDVAEKYLDIPRMLDPDDLINTPKPDERAIMTYVSCYYHAFQGAQQLTNNTAMPDERAVMTYVSSYYHCFSGAQKAETAANRICKVLKVNQENERLMEEYERLASDLLEWIRRTMPWLNSRQTDNSLAGCQKKLEDYRTYRRKHKPPRVEQKAKLETNFNTLQTKLRLSNRPAYMPTEGKMVSDIAGAWKGLEIAEKAFEEWLLSEMMRLERLEYLAQKFKHKADIHEDWTRGKEEMLQSQDFRQCKLQDIKALKKKHEAFESDLAAHQDRVEQIAAIAQELNTLEYHEVASVNARCQRICSQWDRLGALTQRRRQALDDAERVLEQIDLLHLEFAKRAAPFNNWLDGTREDLVDMFIVHTIEEISGLLDAHGRFKATLGEADKEYQAIVNLVHQVEAIVKQHQIPGGLENPYTTLTAHELNRKWGDVRQLVPQRDATLAAELRKQQNNETLRRQFAEKANAVGPWIERQMDAVTAIGMGLQGSLEDQLRRLKEYEAGVYAYKPHIEELERIHQAVQEGMIFENRYSQYTMETLRVGWEQLLTSINRTINEVENQILTRDSKGITQEQLTEFRASFNHFDKNRTGRLAPEELKSCLVSVGYSIGKDRQGELDFQRILAVVDPNNTGYVSFDAFLDFMTRESTDTDTAEQVIDSFRILAGDKPYITADELRRELPPDQAEYCVARMPPYRAGGAPPGALDYMAFSTALYGETDL; encoded by the exons ATGATGATGGAGAACGGGATGATGAACAACTATGACGGGTATCCCGACGGCTATATGGAACAGGAGGAGGAGTGGGAACGCGAGGGTCTGCTAGACCCGGCTTGGGAGAAACAACAGAAAAAG ACCTTCACAGCATGGTGCAACAGCCACCTCCGCAAGGCCGGCACTGGCATAGAGAACATCGAAGATGACTTCCGCAACGGCTTGAAGCTGATGCTGCTACTCGAAGTCATCTCCGGGGAGACGCTGCCCAAGCCCGACCGCGGCAAGATGAGGTTCCACAAGATCGCCAATGTAAACAAGGCTTTGGACTTCATCGCTTCCAAAg GCGTGAAATTGGTGTCGATCGGCGCTGAAGAAATTGTCGATGGCAACCTGAAAATGACGCTGGGTATGATCTGGACCATCATCCTGAGGTTCGCCATCCAGGACATCTCGGTGGAAGAAATGACCGCCAAG GAAGGTCTCCTCCTCTGGTGCCAGCGCAAGACCGCTCCCTATAAGAACGTCAACGTACAAAACTTCCACCTGTCCTTCAAGGACGGCCTGGCCTTCTGCGCGCTCATCCACAGGCACAGGCCCGATCTGATCGACTACAGCAAACTGTCCAAGGATAACCCACTGGAGAACTTGAACACGGCCTTCGATGTGGCTGAGAAGTATCTCGACATCCCGCGCATGTTGGACCCTGATG ACCTTATTAACACACCAAAGCCGGACGAGCGAGCCATTATGACCTATGTGTCATGTTACTACCACGCCTTCCAAGGCGCGCAACAG TTGACCAAC AACACCGCCATGCCGGACGAACGGGCCGTCATGACCTACGTATCCTCGTACTACCATTGCTTCTCCGGGGCGCAGAAG GCTGAAACGGCCGCGAACCGCATCTGCAAAGTTCTCAAAGTCAACCAGGAGAACGAACGCCTCATGGAAGAGTACGAACGTCTCGCCAGCGAT CTACTGGAATGGATCCGGCGTACCATGCCGTGGCTGAACAGCCGTCAGACCGACAACTCCCTCGCCGGTTGCCAGAAGAAACTGGAGGACTATCGTACTTACAG GCGTAAGCACAAGCCACCCCGCGTGGAGCAGAAGGCCAAGCTCGAGACCAACTTTAACACGCTGCAGACCAAGCTGCGCCTTAGCAACCGCCCCGCCTACATGCCTACTGAGGGCAAGATGGTTTCT GACATCGCAGGAGCCTGGAAGGGCTTGGAAATCGCTGAGAAGGCCTTCGAAGAGTGGCTGCTCAGCGAGATGATGCGTCTGGAGAGGCTCGAGTACTTGGCCCAGAAGTTCAAGCACAAAGCCGACATCCACGAGGACTGGACCAGGG GCAAGGAGGAGATGCTCCAGTCCCAGGACTTCAGGCAGTGTAAGCTGCAGGACATCAAGGCTCTGAAGAAGAAGCACGAAGCCTTCGAGTCCGACCTCGCCGCGCACCAGGACCGCGTGGAACAGATCGCTGCCATCGCACAGGAACTCAA CACCCTGGAGTACCACGAGGTGGCGTCAGTGAACGCGCGCTGCCAGCGCATCTGCTCGCAGTGGGACCGGCTGGGCGCGCTGACGCAGCGCCGCCGCCAAGCGTTGGACGACGCCGAGCGTGTGCTCGAACAGATCGACCTCTTGCACCTCGAGTTCGCCAAGCGCGCCGCGCCCTTCAACAACTG GCTGGACGGCACCCGCGAGGACCTCGTGGACATGTTCATCGTACACACGATTGAGGAGATCTCGGGGCTGCTGGACGCGCACGGGCGGTTCAAGGCTACGCTCGGGGAAGCCGACAAAGAGTACCAG GCAATAGTGAACCTGGTGCACCAGGTGGAAGCCATCGTCAAGCAGCACCAGATCCCCGGCGGCTTGGAGAACCCCTACACCACACTCACTGCACAC GAGCTGAACCGCAAGTGGGGCGACGTGCGACAGCTGGTGCCGCAGCGCGACGCCACGCTGGCTGCGGAGCTCCGCAAGCAGCAGAACAACGAGACCCTGCGCCGGCAGTTCGCGGAAAAGGCCAACGCCGTCGGGCCCTGGATCGAGCGCCAGATGGACGCCGTCACCGCCATCGGCATGGGCTTGCAG GGCTCCCTGGAGGACCAGCTGCGCCGGCTGAAGGAGTACGAGGCGGGCGTGTACGCGTACAAGCCGCACATCGAGGAGCTGGAGCGCATCCACCAGGCCGTGCAGGAGGGAATGATCTTCGAGAACAG GTACTCCCAATACACGATGGAGACGCTCCGCGTGGGCTGGGAGCAGCTGCTGACGTCCATCAACCGCACCATCAACGAGGTGGAGAACCAGATCCTCACGCGCGACTCCAAGGGCATCACGCAGGAACAACTCACAGAGTTCCGCGCCTCTTTCAACCACTTCGACAAGAACCGCACCG GCCGCCTCGCCCCCGAGGAGCTGAAATCCTGCCTGGTGTCTGTGGGCTACAGCATCGGCAAAGACCGGCAAGGAGAACTCGACTTCCAGCGTATCCTGGCCGTCGTCGATCCCAACAACACAG GTTACGTGTCATTCGACGCTTTCCTGGACTTCATGACGAGGGAATCCACAGACACAGACACCGCTGAGCAAGTCATCGACAGCTTTAGGATCTTAGCTGGTGACAAG CCGTACATCACAGCGGACGAGCTGCGTCGCGAGCTGCCGCCCGACCAGGCGGAGTACTGCGTGGCGCGCATGCCGCCCTACCGCGCGGGCGGGGCGCCGCCCGGCGCGCTCGACTACATGGCCTTCTCCACCGCGCTCTACGGAGAGACCGACCTCTAG
- the Actn gene encoding alpha actinin isoform X2 — MMMENGMMNNYDGYPDGYMEQEEEWEREGLLDPAWEKQQKKTFTAWCNSHLRKAGTGIENIEDDFRNGLKLMLLLEVISGETLPKPDRGKMRFHKIANVNKALDFIASKGVKLVSIGAEEIVDGNLKMTLGMIWTIILRFAIQDISVEEMTAKEGLLLWCQRKTAPYKNVNVQNFHLSFKDGLAFCALIHRHRPDLIDYSKLSKDNPLENLNTAFDVAEKYLDIPRMLDPDDLQNTAMPDERAVMTYVSSYYHCFSGAQKAETAANRICKVLKVNQENERLMEEYERLASDLLEWIRRTMPWLNSRQTDNSLAGCQKKLEDYRTYRRKHKPPRVEQKAKLETNFNTLQTKLRLSNRPAYMPTEGKMVSDIAGAWKGLEIAEKAFEEWLLSEMMRLERLEYLAQKFKHKADIHEDWTRGKEEMLQSQDFRQCKLQDIKALKKKHEAFESDLAAHQDRVEQIAAIAQELNTLEYHEVASVNARCQRICSQWDRLGALTQRRRQALDDAERVLEQIDLLHLEFAKRAAPFNNWLDGTREDLVDMFIVHTIEEISGLLDAHGRFKATLGEADKEYQAIVNLVHQVEAIVKQHQIPGGLENPYTTLTAHELNRKWGDVRQLVPQRDATLAAELRKQQNNETLRRQFAEKANAVGPWIERQMDAVTAIGMGLQGSLEDQLRRLKEYEAGVYAYKPHIEELERIHQAVQEGMIFENRYSQYTMETLRVGWEQLLTSINRTINEVENQILTRDSKGITQEQLTEFRASFNHFDKNRTGRLAPEELKSCLVSVGYSIGKDRQGELDFQRILAVVDPNNTGYVSFDAFLDFMTRESTDTDTAEQVIDSFRILAGDKPYITADELRRELPPDQAEYCVARMPPYRAGGAPPGALDYMAFSTALYGETDL; from the exons ATGATGATGGAGAACGGGATGATGAACAACTATGACGGGTATCCCGACGGCTATATGGAACAGGAGGAGGAGTGGGAACGCGAGGGTCTGCTAGACCCGGCTTGGGAGAAACAACAGAAAAAG ACCTTCACAGCATGGTGCAACAGCCACCTCCGCAAGGCCGGCACTGGCATAGAGAACATCGAAGATGACTTCCGCAACGGCTTGAAGCTGATGCTGCTACTCGAAGTCATCTCCGGGGAGACGCTGCCCAAGCCCGACCGCGGCAAGATGAGGTTCCACAAGATCGCCAATGTAAACAAGGCTTTGGACTTCATCGCTTCCAAAg GCGTGAAATTGGTGTCGATCGGCGCTGAAGAAATTGTCGATGGCAACCTGAAAATGACGCTGGGTATGATCTGGACCATCATCCTGAGGTTCGCCATCCAGGACATCTCGGTGGAAGAAATGACCGCCAAG GAAGGTCTCCTCCTCTGGTGCCAGCGCAAGACCGCTCCCTATAAGAACGTCAACGTACAAAACTTCCACCTGTCCTTCAAGGACGGCCTGGCCTTCTGCGCGCTCATCCACAGGCACAGGCCCGATCTGATCGACTACAGCAAACTGTCCAAGGATAACCCACTGGAGAACTTGAACACGGCCTTCGATGTGGCTGAGAAGTATCTCGACATCCCGCGCATGTTGGACCCTGATG ATCTGCAGAACACCGCCATGCCGGACGAACGGGCCGTCATGACCTACGTATCCTCGTACTACCATTGCTTCTCCGGGGCGCAGAAG GCTGAAACGGCCGCGAACCGCATCTGCAAAGTTCTCAAAGTCAACCAGGAGAACGAACGCCTCATGGAAGAGTACGAACGTCTCGCCAGCGAT CTACTGGAATGGATCCGGCGTACCATGCCGTGGCTGAACAGCCGTCAGACCGACAACTCCCTCGCCGGTTGCCAGAAGAAACTGGAGGACTATCGTACTTACAG GCGTAAGCACAAGCCACCCCGCGTGGAGCAGAAGGCCAAGCTCGAGACCAACTTTAACACGCTGCAGACCAAGCTGCGCCTTAGCAACCGCCCCGCCTACATGCCTACTGAGGGCAAGATGGTTTCT GACATCGCAGGAGCCTGGAAGGGCTTGGAAATCGCTGAGAAGGCCTTCGAAGAGTGGCTGCTCAGCGAGATGATGCGTCTGGAGAGGCTCGAGTACTTGGCCCAGAAGTTCAAGCACAAAGCCGACATCCACGAGGACTGGACCAGGG GCAAGGAGGAGATGCTCCAGTCCCAGGACTTCAGGCAGTGTAAGCTGCAGGACATCAAGGCTCTGAAGAAGAAGCACGAAGCCTTCGAGTCCGACCTCGCCGCGCACCAGGACCGCGTGGAACAGATCGCTGCCATCGCACAGGAACTCAA CACCCTGGAGTACCACGAGGTGGCGTCAGTGAACGCGCGCTGCCAGCGCATCTGCTCGCAGTGGGACCGGCTGGGCGCGCTGACGCAGCGCCGCCGCCAAGCGTTGGACGACGCCGAGCGTGTGCTCGAACAGATCGACCTCTTGCACCTCGAGTTCGCCAAGCGCGCCGCGCCCTTCAACAACTG GCTGGACGGCACCCGCGAGGACCTCGTGGACATGTTCATCGTACACACGATTGAGGAGATCTCGGGGCTGCTGGACGCGCACGGGCGGTTCAAGGCTACGCTCGGGGAAGCCGACAAAGAGTACCAG GCAATAGTGAACCTGGTGCACCAGGTGGAAGCCATCGTCAAGCAGCACCAGATCCCCGGCGGCTTGGAGAACCCCTACACCACACTCACTGCACAC GAGCTGAACCGCAAGTGGGGCGACGTGCGACAGCTGGTGCCGCAGCGCGACGCCACGCTGGCTGCGGAGCTCCGCAAGCAGCAGAACAACGAGACCCTGCGCCGGCAGTTCGCGGAAAAGGCCAACGCCGTCGGGCCCTGGATCGAGCGCCAGATGGACGCCGTCACCGCCATCGGCATGGGCTTGCAG GGCTCCCTGGAGGACCAGCTGCGCCGGCTGAAGGAGTACGAGGCGGGCGTGTACGCGTACAAGCCGCACATCGAGGAGCTGGAGCGCATCCACCAGGCCGTGCAGGAGGGAATGATCTTCGAGAACAG GTACTCCCAATACACGATGGAGACGCTCCGCGTGGGCTGGGAGCAGCTGCTGACGTCCATCAACCGCACCATCAACGAGGTGGAGAACCAGATCCTCACGCGCGACTCCAAGGGCATCACGCAGGAACAACTCACAGAGTTCCGCGCCTCTTTCAACCACTTCGACAAGAACCGCACCG GCCGCCTCGCCCCCGAGGAGCTGAAATCCTGCCTGGTGTCTGTGGGCTACAGCATCGGCAAAGACCGGCAAGGAGAACTCGACTTCCAGCGTATCCTGGCCGTCGTCGATCCCAACAACACAG GTTACGTGTCATTCGACGCTTTCCTGGACTTCATGACGAGGGAATCCACAGACACAGACACCGCTGAGCAAGTCATCGACAGCTTTAGGATCTTAGCTGGTGACAAG CCGTACATCACAGCGGACGAGCTGCGTCGCGAGCTGCCGCCCGACCAGGCGGAGTACTGCGTGGCGCGCATGCCGCCCTACCGCGCGGGCGGGGCGCCGCCCGGCGCGCTCGACTACATGGCCTTCTCCACCGCGCTCTACGGAGAGACCGACCTCTAG
- the Actn gene encoding alpha actinin isoform X1 — MMMENGMMNNYDGYPDGYMEQEEEWEREGLLDPAWEKQQKKTFTAWCNSHLRKAGTGIENIEDDFRNGLKLMLLLEVISGETLPKPDRGKMRFHKIANVNKALDFIASKGVKLVSIGAEEIVDGNLKMTLGMIWTIILRFAIQDISVEEMTAKEGLLLWCQRKTAPYKNVNVQNFHLSFKDGLAFCALIHRHRPDLIDYSKLSKDNPLENLNTAFDVAEKYLDIPRMLDPDDLINTPKPDERAIMTYVSCYYHAFQGAQQAETAANRICKVLKVNQENERLMEEYERLASDLLEWIRRTMPWLNSRQTDNSLAGCQKKLEDYRTYRRKHKPPRVEQKAKLETNFNTLQTKLRLSNRPAYMPTEGKMVSDIAGAWKGLEIAEKAFEEWLLSEMMRLERLEYLAQKFKHKADIHEDWTRGKEEMLQSQDFRQCKLQDIKALKKKHEAFESDLAAHQDRVEQIAAIAQELNTLEYHEVASVNARCQRICSQWDRLGALTQRRRQALDDAERVLEQIDLLHLEFAKRAAPFNNWLDGTREDLVDMFIVHTIEEISGLLDAHGRFKATLGEADKEYQAIVNLVHQVEAIVKQHQIPGGLENPYTTLTAHELNRKWGDVRQLVPQRDATLAAELRKQQNNETLRRQFAEKANAVGPWIERQMDAVTAIGMGLQGSLEDQLRRLKEYEAGVYAYKPHIEELERIHQAVQEGMIFENRYSQYTMETLRVGWEQLLTSINRTINEVENQILTRDSKGITQEQLTEFRASFNHFDKNRTGRLAPEELKSCLVSVGYSIGKDRQGELDFQRILAVVDPNNTGYVSFDAFLDFMTRESTDTDTAEQVIDSFRILAGDKPYITADELRRELPPDQAEYCVARMPPYRAGGAPPGALDYMAFSTALYGETDL, encoded by the exons ATGATGATGGAGAACGGGATGATGAACAACTATGACGGGTATCCCGACGGCTATATGGAACAGGAGGAGGAGTGGGAACGCGAGGGTCTGCTAGACCCGGCTTGGGAGAAACAACAGAAAAAG ACCTTCACAGCATGGTGCAACAGCCACCTCCGCAAGGCCGGCACTGGCATAGAGAACATCGAAGATGACTTCCGCAACGGCTTGAAGCTGATGCTGCTACTCGAAGTCATCTCCGGGGAGACGCTGCCCAAGCCCGACCGCGGCAAGATGAGGTTCCACAAGATCGCCAATGTAAACAAGGCTTTGGACTTCATCGCTTCCAAAg GCGTGAAATTGGTGTCGATCGGCGCTGAAGAAATTGTCGATGGCAACCTGAAAATGACGCTGGGTATGATCTGGACCATCATCCTGAGGTTCGCCATCCAGGACATCTCGGTGGAAGAAATGACCGCCAAG GAAGGTCTCCTCCTCTGGTGCCAGCGCAAGACCGCTCCCTATAAGAACGTCAACGTACAAAACTTCCACCTGTCCTTCAAGGACGGCCTGGCCTTCTGCGCGCTCATCCACAGGCACAGGCCCGATCTGATCGACTACAGCAAACTGTCCAAGGATAACCCACTGGAGAACTTGAACACGGCCTTCGATGTGGCTGAGAAGTATCTCGACATCCCGCGCATGTTGGACCCTGATG ACCTTATTAACACACCAAAGCCGGACGAGCGAGCCATTATGACCTATGTGTCATGTTACTACCACGCCTTCCAAGGCGCGCAACAG GCTGAAACGGCCGCGAACCGCATCTGCAAAGTTCTCAAAGTCAACCAGGAGAACGAACGCCTCATGGAAGAGTACGAACGTCTCGCCAGCGAT CTACTGGAATGGATCCGGCGTACCATGCCGTGGCTGAACAGCCGTCAGACCGACAACTCCCTCGCCGGTTGCCAGAAGAAACTGGAGGACTATCGTACTTACAG GCGTAAGCACAAGCCACCCCGCGTGGAGCAGAAGGCCAAGCTCGAGACCAACTTTAACACGCTGCAGACCAAGCTGCGCCTTAGCAACCGCCCCGCCTACATGCCTACTGAGGGCAAGATGGTTTCT GACATCGCAGGAGCCTGGAAGGGCTTGGAAATCGCTGAGAAGGCCTTCGAAGAGTGGCTGCTCAGCGAGATGATGCGTCTGGAGAGGCTCGAGTACTTGGCCCAGAAGTTCAAGCACAAAGCCGACATCCACGAGGACTGGACCAGGG GCAAGGAGGAGATGCTCCAGTCCCAGGACTTCAGGCAGTGTAAGCTGCAGGACATCAAGGCTCTGAAGAAGAAGCACGAAGCCTTCGAGTCCGACCTCGCCGCGCACCAGGACCGCGTGGAACAGATCGCTGCCATCGCACAGGAACTCAA CACCCTGGAGTACCACGAGGTGGCGTCAGTGAACGCGCGCTGCCAGCGCATCTGCTCGCAGTGGGACCGGCTGGGCGCGCTGACGCAGCGCCGCCGCCAAGCGTTGGACGACGCCGAGCGTGTGCTCGAACAGATCGACCTCTTGCACCTCGAGTTCGCCAAGCGCGCCGCGCCCTTCAACAACTG GCTGGACGGCACCCGCGAGGACCTCGTGGACATGTTCATCGTACACACGATTGAGGAGATCTCGGGGCTGCTGGACGCGCACGGGCGGTTCAAGGCTACGCTCGGGGAAGCCGACAAAGAGTACCAG GCAATAGTGAACCTGGTGCACCAGGTGGAAGCCATCGTCAAGCAGCACCAGATCCCCGGCGGCTTGGAGAACCCCTACACCACACTCACTGCACAC GAGCTGAACCGCAAGTGGGGCGACGTGCGACAGCTGGTGCCGCAGCGCGACGCCACGCTGGCTGCGGAGCTCCGCAAGCAGCAGAACAACGAGACCCTGCGCCGGCAGTTCGCGGAAAAGGCCAACGCCGTCGGGCCCTGGATCGAGCGCCAGATGGACGCCGTCACCGCCATCGGCATGGGCTTGCAG GGCTCCCTGGAGGACCAGCTGCGCCGGCTGAAGGAGTACGAGGCGGGCGTGTACGCGTACAAGCCGCACATCGAGGAGCTGGAGCGCATCCACCAGGCCGTGCAGGAGGGAATGATCTTCGAGAACAG GTACTCCCAATACACGATGGAGACGCTCCGCGTGGGCTGGGAGCAGCTGCTGACGTCCATCAACCGCACCATCAACGAGGTGGAGAACCAGATCCTCACGCGCGACTCCAAGGGCATCACGCAGGAACAACTCACAGAGTTCCGCGCCTCTTTCAACCACTTCGACAAGAACCGCACCG GCCGCCTCGCCCCCGAGGAGCTGAAATCCTGCCTGGTGTCTGTGGGCTACAGCATCGGCAAAGACCGGCAAGGAGAACTCGACTTCCAGCGTATCCTGGCCGTCGTCGATCCCAACAACACAG GTTACGTGTCATTCGACGCTTTCCTGGACTTCATGACGAGGGAATCCACAGACACAGACACCGCTGAGCAAGTCATCGACAGCTTTAGGATCTTAGCTGGTGACAAG CCGTACATCACAGCGGACGAGCTGCGTCGCGAGCTGCCGCCCGACCAGGCGGAGTACTGCGTGGCGCGCATGCCGCCCTACCGCGCGGGCGGGGCGCCGCCCGGCGCGCTCGACTACATGGCCTTCTCCACCGCGCTCTACGGAGAGACCGACCTCTAG